Below is a genomic region from Rhizobium acidisoli.
TATCGGCGCGTATCCAGCGACCTCGAAGTCCTTCTCGTTCATCCGGGCGGCCCCTTCTGGGCTGGAAAAGACGAGGCTGCCTGGTCGATCCCGAAGGGATTGGTCGAGCCTGATGAGGATGAACTCGCCACGGCGATGAGGGAGACGGCCGAAGAGCTTGGAGTGGCCATCGACGGCAGAGTGACGCCGCTCGGCGAATATCGGCAGCCTGGCGGCAAGATCGTTGTCGCGTGGTCGATCGAAGCCGATCCGGCATTGGACGTGAATGCAATACGAAGCTCTGAATTTCAAATGGAATGGCCGCCGAGATCAGGCCAGATGACGAGCTTTCCGGAGGTTGACCGCGCGGGATGGTTTTCCCTGGCCGAGGCGGGAACGAAGCTGTTGAAAGGGCAGCGACCGATGCTTGCCGACCTCCTGAAGCATCAGGAATGATCGGGGCGAAATGATTGCTTGAGCCGCCCGTTTCGCTGCACGCATGCGTGAAGCGCGCGGCAGCTATGCGTTGCTTCTGCAGACTTCCATCTCCATCTGACAGTCACAGCCGCCTCACTCAATCGAGACAACCGGCGCTGCGACCCGTCTTGGGCACGCGCGAGGAGACAATCATGAACGGCATATCGAAAACCCTGAACGACATGACGCTGGTCGAGCGGTCGAGCCTGCTCGACACCGTCGCCGACGCCCTGGAGGCAACCGCCGAGGAGGCCGAAGGGGAGGGCGACGCCCGCTTCGTCGCCAATTCCATCTGTATCGCCAATACGATCCGAGGATTATCCGGGGAGCTTGCACCGCGCGATCTGCGGGCAGCCGAGCTGCTCCTCGAGCAGGGTATTATGCTCGTCCACCAATTCTCCAGCAGGGTGAAACCAGGCGGAATGAAGCATTAGCGCAAAGCGCAAAATCGGGCCGGCAAAGCCGGCCCGTCCGTCATCACTGCTGCTCGATCGGCGCCGGCACCGCAGCCG
It encodes:
- a CDS encoding NUDIX domain-containing protein; its protein translation is MALRSAGLLIYRRVSSDLEVLLVHPGGPFWAGKDEAAWSIPKGLVEPDEDELATAMRETAEELGVAIDGRVTPLGEYRQPGGKIVVAWSIEADPALDVNAIRSSEFQMEWPPRSGQMTSFPEVDRAGWFSLAEAGTKLLKGQRPMLADLLKHQE